From one Lineus longissimus chromosome 3, tnLinLong1.2, whole genome shotgun sequence genomic stretch:
- the LOC135484627 gene encoding uncharacterized protein LOC135484627, with protein MDSSEQAKTPASCLPRLNILKKCIAETSFAADYSKIHNPKHTQALITVLDDEDSDDCDEYGYNSFPSTRYQYYQDARPVRTKVWKHSATGNKALDRFRRLVEFVLIAKRLFNCNRSNLKQHENMLFFPDTKPNGLSTNVKNGKEAISPERMFFDLTPYKAIGEKSMVGSVKQILNVTPAVRKEHQVKSMMHMLQTFSKFASYPQYVQKSICSQAWFAKFESARVIVKQGSRAECYYFILSGLGVSRSADDTNPYSYDQAFLRKGDTIGEKEILQDIDREATVLSKEAMEVIGLDREDFIRIFKSGKGLGCLDYLKSIDELIDFPLDMLQTYQFACSVHYFRRGAVIVKDSTNSEWIYVIKSGSCQVFKAIKSKPQRKHRRAYSLWEDDTTVAPKDLVFPSINALTVEKRRMSRSEGNLTWKKSHKNKEKKYTPNRKKSLSSETLPQINSSYKSKKLNLPSNGLQSVIYEDTPSLSLVSCGAECILISKQFFHDHLDPFTLHKLQTKVPAYPSLDHIQTALDDKLLWDSYKGKVVNDYV; from the exons ATGGATTCGTCAGAGCAGGCCAAAACTCCCGCCTCTTGCCTGCCACGTCTAAACATACTGAAGAAATGCATAGCGGAGACGAGCTTCGCCGCCGATTATTCAAAGATCCACAACCCTAAGCACACCCAGGCGCTTATCACTGTCCTTGATGACGAGGACAGCGATGACTGTGATGAGTATGGCTATAACAGTTTCCCCAGCACGAGGTATCAATATTATCAGGATGCCCGGCCAGTGAGAACAAAGGTATGGAAGCACAGCGCAACTGGGAACAAG GCGTTGGATAGATTTAGGAGACTGGTTGAATTTGTGTTGATAGCAAAGCGTTTATTCAATTG CAACCGATCCAACTTGAAGCAACACGAAAACATGCTCTTCTTCCCTGACACCAAACCGAACGGCCTGAGCACGAACGTGAAAAATGGCAAGGAAGCCATTAGTCCTGAGAGGATGTTCTTTGATCTAACACCATACAAGGCAATAGGAGAG AAAAGTATGGTTGGATCAGTGAAACAGATTTTGAATGTTACTCCAGCAGTTCGAAAAGAGCATCAGGTGAAATCG ATGATGCACATGCTCCAGACGTTCAGTAAGTTTGCCAGCTACCCGCAGTATGTCCAAAAGAGCATCTGTAGTCAAGCTTGGTTTGCCAA atttgaaTCTGCTCGAGTGATCGTTAAGCAAGGATCAAGAGCGGAGTGCTACTATTTCATATTGTCTGGGCTGGGTGTGTCACGCTCAGCAGATGACACCAATCCCTACAGCTACGACCAAGCTTTCCTCAGAAAAGGAGACACAATCGGG gAGAAAGAAATACTGCAAGACATTGACAGGGAAGCGACTGTGCTATCAAAAGAGGCCATGGAGGTCATTGGCTTAGACAGAGAG GACTTCATTAGGATATTCAAATCTGGAAAAGGACTTGGCTGTCTAGATTACCTGAA ATCGATTGACGAATTGATAGACTTCCCACTCGACATGTTGCAAACCTACCAGTTTGCCTGTTCCGTCCATTACTTCAG GCGTGGTGCCGTCATTGTCAAGGACTCAACAAATTCCGAATGGATTTATGTCATCAAATCT GGTTCTTGTCAAGTGTTCAAGGCGATCAAATCAAAGCCCCAGAGGAAACACCGCCGAGCCTACAGCTTGTGGGAGGATGACACTACTGTAGCACCAAAAGACCTTGTTTTTCCCTCCATCAATGCTCTCACAGTCGAAAAAC GTCGCATGAGCAGATCTGAAGGCAACCTGACTTGGAAAAAGTCACACAAGAACAAG GAAAAGAAATACACACCAAACCGGAAGAAGAGCCTTTCATCTGAGACGCTCCCGCAAATTAATTCCA GTTATAAAAGTAAGaagctgaatttgccttctaac GGCCTTCAGTCCGTCATCTATGAGGATACACCAAGCCTCAGCCTAGTGAGCTGTGGCGCTGAATGCATCCTCATCTCTAAGCAGTTCTTCCATGACCACTTGGATCCGTTCACATTGCACAAGCTACAGACAAAG GTGCCAGCCTATCCCTCCTTGGATCACATACAGACGGCACTGGATGATAAGCTTCTGTGGGACTCGTACAAGGGGAAAGTGGTCAATGACTACGTCTGA
- the LOC135484721 gene encoding BTB/POZ domain-containing protein 17-like, which translates to MKKKTIKMPPKKYRNPLDQKNPVVTLVDCKTKESKYYLHVSQPPSATLFNNPAMSDICLKVGEHTFYAHKLILSASSDVFARMLNSDWLESKQSELVLQEDDECVKVFERFLKYLYSGKILINKDYVFTLFLLADKYNVKGLYDECVVQIEKGLGVHVQKETETPAASTSKKIISFDGYSSSSSDTSEASSPPPFYKDHAKFVPSYKNLIPSETFPLNQVIRMLSFAHNEKIYDAALYNLEVRLGKQLANGDYKTWNLLDHSILMRIIEDNNFYCQEYTIFKAAKAWLLSREERQTTDIMTEIFNRIRFGVMSPDELYDVEADRFLNQCADAVQLVKEAIRYKLFKDCPRALAKENWTGSQFMKRQVKTG; encoded by the coding sequence ATGAAAAAAAAAACGATCAAAATGCCGCCCAAGAAATATCGTAATCCACTTGATCAGAAGAATCCTGTTGTGACCCTGGTTGACTGTAAAACAAAAGAATCAAAGTACTACCTCCACGTCTCGCAACCTCCATCTGCCACGCTATTCAACAATCCAGCCATGAGTGATATTTGTCTAAAAGTTGGAGAGCATACATTTTATGCCCATAAACTTATCCTAAGTGCTTCTAGCGATGTGTTTGCACGTATGCTGAATTCCGATTGGCTCGAGAGCAAGCAGAGTGAACTGGTGCTTCAGGAGGATGACGAGTGCGTAAAAGTGTTTGAAAGATTCCTGAAATATCTTTACAGTGGAAAGATTCTTATCAACAAAGACTATGTCTTCACGTTGTTCCTTCTTGCTGATAAGTACAATGTGAAAGGGCTGTATGATGAGTGCGTTGTCCAGATCGAAAAAGGTTTGGGGGTGCATGTGCAGAAAGAAACTGAAACCCCTGCTGCGAGTACATCGAAGAAAATAATCAGCTTCGATGGTTACAGTAGCAGTTCCAGTGATACTAGTGAAGCCAGTAGTCCTCCACCGTTCTACAAAGATCATGCCAAATTTGTGCCGTCTTATAAGAACCTAATCCCAAGTGAAACATTCCCATTGAACCAAGTGATTCGAATGTTGTCCTTTGCTCACAACGAAAAAATCTATGATGCTGCTTTGTATAATCTTGAAGTGAGACTTGGAAAACAGCTCGCCAACGGCGATTATAAAACTTGGAACCTATTGGATCATTCCATTCTTATGCGCATCATTGAGGATAACAACTTCTACTGCCAGGAATACACCATTTTCAAAGCTGCCAAAGCGTGGCTTCTGTCCCGAGAGGAGCGTCAGACTACGGATATCATGACTGAAATCTTCAACCGGATTCGTTTTGGTGTTATGTCGCCGGATGAACTTTACGATGTGGAAGCGGACCGATTCCTTAATCAGTGCGCGGATGCTGTACAGCTCGTTAAGGAGGCCATACGATACAAACTGTTCAAAGACTGTCCACGCGCCCTTGCCAAGGAAAATTGGACTGGGTCGCAGTTCATGAAAAGGCAGGTTAAGACGGGATGA
- the LOC135484953 gene encoding dnaJ-like protein 60 encodes MLKELADVIICRPCLLQRQLYQSQFIFLRKKHFNKSSTHYDVLGVKNDASAEEIRHAFVNLSKVHHPDKTDDEDTSKFVRIHKAYTILSKMPSRREYDFTLNEVLRRRMMMQSMMNSHHHGSQPTPGSGAASSSDDNPQVFWDESIYSMRDKSKDRMHQNASYYGFRGFQKQPNSYIVLGCCLIIIFGAAVHLLVINTSSQKTRKKLDARDKMLHGMYKESKQKAIDHGNALQLQLLTSRVAQNKKLTGASKGAD; translated from the exons ATGTTGAAGGAGCTGGCAGACGTCATCATTTGTCGGCCTTGCCTTTTGCAGAGGCAGCTTTATCAGTCTCAGTTCATTTTTCTCAG GAAGAAACATTTCAATAAGTCCAGCACTCATTACGATGTCTTGGGCGTAAAAAATGATGCTTCTGCAGAAGAAATAAGGCATGCCTTTGTAAACCTTTCCAAAGTA CACCATCCTGATAAGACGGACGATGAAGACACGTCCAAATTTGTCAGGATCCACAAAGCTTACACAATCCTTAGTAAGATGCCTTCCAGGCGGGAGTATGACTTCACTTTGAATGAAGTACTGCGACGGCGGATGATGATGCAGTCCATGATGAATAGCCATCATCATGGCAGTCAGCCTACACCAGGCAGTGGTGCTGCTAG TTCCTCGGATGACAACCCCCAAGTCTTCTGGGATGAATCGATCTACAGCATGCGTGATAAGAGCAAAGACAGAATGCACCAAAATGCTTCCTATTACGGCTTCAGAGGATTTCAGAAGCAGCCCAATAGCTATATTGTTCTTGGCTGCTGCCTCATTATCATATTCGGAGCTGCTGTACATTTATTAGTTATCAA TACTTCTAGTCAGAAAACCAGGAAAAAGTTGGATGCAAGGGATAAGATGCTTCATGGAATGTACAAGGAATCAAAACAAAAAGCAAT AGACCATGGCAATGCACTTCAACTGCAACTGCTAACGTCCAGGGTAGCGCAGAATAAGAAATTGACAGGAGCCAGTAAGGGTGCCGATTGA
- the LOC135484628 gene encoding uncharacterized protein LOC135484628: MSAVTSPDILLTVTAHPTQLFLFSLYHYSAFINNVQDVGKGVILVSGCITERLMMYFGDSLGFLPKVPYYDKDHPNPYGIDVVRPSSPFYIQTETSYSGSTFFNPPSFLDASLEPELPPKPQDHLILSISVAIFCNILFGLAAIYFSVLSDQSYRELDLDSAREHGRTAFKLNMTGIVVTIGVIIIAVSMHFLVFTKAVEEMTKNRNG, from the exons ATGTCTGCAGTGACGTCTCCAGACATCCTGCTGACAGTTACAGCACATCCTACGCAGTTGTTTCTATTTTCTCTATATCATTATTCAGCCTTCATAAACAATGTGCAGGATGTTGGCAAAGGAGTTATCTTGGTTAGTGGATGCATTACTGAAAGG CTCATGATGTACTTCGGGGACAGTCTTGGATTCCTCCCAAAGGTTCCATACTATGATAAAGACCACCCGAACCCTTACGGAATTGACGTGGTGCGGCCAAGCAGTCCATTCTACATTCAAACGGAGACTTCTTACAGTGGCTCG ACATTCTTCAACCCGCCGTCTTTCCTAGACGCGTCCCTTGAACCGGAGCTGCCACCAAAACCACAAGACCACCTCATCCTTTCCATCTCCGTGGCCATCTTCTGTAACATTCTCTTCGGACTGGCTGCTATCTACTTTAGCGTGCTCTCCGACCAGTCCTACAGGGAGCTGGACTTGGATTCCGCCAGGGAACACGGCCGGACGGCTTTCAAACTGAACATGACTGGAATAGTTGTGACCATTGGTGTAATCATTATAGCTGTCTCGATGCATTTTTTGGTCTTCACGAAAGCTGTGGAGGAGATGACCAAAAATCGAAATGGATAG